In Acaryochloris marina S15, a single genomic region encodes these proteins:
- the gltB gene encoding glutamate synthase large subunit → MNSNTTPAPQGLYDPQFEHDACGLGFVVHQLGQKSHDIIEQALTILVNLDHRGACGCETNTGDGAGLLMQIPHRFFQKEAARLGFELPEPGQYGVGMIYASPDAQERAASRQTFEQVASQEGHKVLGWRDVPTDNSSLGNTAKASEPFMEQVFIQCSPALQDDMAFERKLYVLRKLSHIAIRTTGIDGYWYISSLSSRTIVYKGMLMPIQVGQYYPDLHDPEMESALGLVHSRFSTNTFPSWDRAHPYRYIAHNGEINTMRGNINWMLARQSMFESELFGEDMAKVQPVINVDGSDSTIFDNTLEMLFLAGRSLPHAAMMMIPEPWTAHESMSAEKKAFYKYHSCLMEPWDGPASISFTDGTMIGAVLDRNGLRPSRYYVTKDNLVILASEAGVLPIEPERVAKKGRLTPGRMFVVDMAQGRIISDQELKDQIISEHPYQEWLDQQMVSVEQLPAAEAAPEYDAETVLQRQMAFGYTFEELRMLMAPMANNGVEAIGAMGTDTPLAVLSNKPKLLYNYFQQLFAQVTNPPIDSIREAIITSPETTIGSERNLLNPEPESCHLLELKTPLLTNAELAKIKALNGDPFKSATLPILFDHNAGVQGLEAALAEVCQQADKAIASGASLIVLSDRNLDHNHAPIPALLAVSGLHHHLIREGTRTQVGLVLESGEPREVHHYAVLIGYGCGAINPYVAFETIHDMIHQGLMVNIDPKAACKNYIKAATKGVIKVASKIGISTIQSYRGAQIFEAIGLNKSVVDKYFSWTASRIEGADLAVLAEEAIQRHRHAFPERDVEVHTLDVGGEYQWRKEGEAHLFSPQVIHTLQQATRAGDFDLFKKYSALVNEQNEQLFTLRGLLAFKDRQPIPIDEVEPVEEITRRFKTGAMSYGSISREAHESLAIAMNRVGGKSNTGEGGEDPERFTWTNDQGDSKNSAIKQVASGRFGVTSLYLSQAKEIQIKMAQGAKPGEGGQLPGRKVYPWIAKVRHSTPGVGLISPPPHHDIYSIEDLAELIHDLKNANRSARINVKLVSEVGVGTIAAGVAKAHADVVLVSGFDGGTGASPQTSIKHAGLPWELGIAETHQTLVLNNLRSRIVVETDGQLKTGRDIVIAALLGAEEFGFSTAPLVSLGCIMMRVCHLNTCPVGVATQDPQLRDKFTGDPAHTVNFMQFIAQEVRELMAQLGFRTLNEMVGRSDVLEPRRAIDHWKAKGLDFSKILYQPDVSDDIGRYCQIPQDHGLEKSLDMTTLLDLCQPAIEKGEKVKATLPIKNVNRAVGTILGNEITKHHWEGLPENTVHLHFQGSAGQSFGAFVPPGVTLELEGDANDYFGKGLSGGKIILYPSKESTFVAEENIIVGNVAFYGATGGEAYIRGIGGERFCVRNSGVRAVVESVGDHACEYMTGGQAVILGTTGRNFAAGMSGGVAYVLDEAGDFATRCNTEMVALETLVDPEDIKDLKEAIQRHVDYTQSEQGARVLADWEAMLPKFVKVMPRDYKRVLQAIQNAIEDGLSGDDALSAAFEQNAKDVARISGS, encoded by the coding sequence ATGAATAGCAATACCACTCCTGCCCCCCAAGGTCTCTACGATCCACAATTTGAGCATGATGCCTGTGGGTTGGGGTTTGTCGTTCATCAGTTGGGTCAAAAATCCCATGACATTATTGAACAGGCCCTGACGATTCTGGTGAATCTAGATCACCGGGGTGCCTGTGGTTGTGAAACCAATACGGGTGATGGTGCGGGCCTGCTGATGCAGATTCCCCATCGTTTTTTCCAGAAAGAAGCCGCCCGATTAGGATTTGAACTGCCAGAACCAGGGCAGTACGGGGTCGGGATGATTTACGCTTCCCCCGATGCCCAAGAGCGTGCAGCCAGTCGACAAACCTTTGAGCAGGTTGCCTCCCAAGAAGGCCATAAGGTTCTAGGCTGGCGAGATGTGCCCACCGATAATTCCTCCTTGGGTAATACCGCCAAGGCCAGCGAGCCATTTATGGAGCAGGTCTTTATCCAATGTAGCCCGGCGCTGCAGGATGATATGGCCTTTGAACGCAAGCTATACGTGCTTCGCAAGCTGTCCCACATTGCGATTCGCACCACGGGCATTGATGGTTATTGGTATATCTCCAGCCTGTCCTCTCGCACCATTGTCTATAAAGGCATGTTGATGCCGATTCAGGTGGGGCAATATTACCCCGACCTCCATGATCCAGAGATGGAATCTGCTTTGGGATTGGTTCACTCTCGATTTAGCACCAACACCTTCCCCAGTTGGGATCGAGCCCACCCCTATCGCTACATTGCCCATAACGGTGAAATCAATACCATGCGGGGCAATATCAATTGGATGTTGGCTCGCCAGTCCATGTTTGAGTCAGAGCTATTTGGCGAGGATATGGCCAAAGTCCAGCCCGTGATTAACGTGGACGGGAGTGACTCCACCATTTTTGACAACACTTTAGAGATGCTGTTCTTGGCGGGACGATCCCTTCCCCATGCCGCCATGATGATGATTCCCGAGCCCTGGACAGCCCATGAGTCCATGAGTGCTGAGAAAAAAGCGTTTTATAAGTACCATTCCTGTCTGATGGAGCCCTGGGATGGCCCTGCATCGATTTCCTTTACGGACGGCACCATGATTGGGGCAGTTCTAGATCGGAATGGTTTGCGGCCCTCTCGCTATTACGTCACCAAAGATAATCTGGTGATTTTGGCCTCGGAAGCAGGTGTATTACCTATAGAGCCAGAACGTGTGGCCAAGAAAGGCCGACTCACCCCCGGACGAATGTTTGTGGTGGATATGGCGCAAGGGCGAATTATTTCCGACCAAGAACTCAAAGACCAGATTATTTCCGAACATCCCTATCAGGAATGGCTGGATCAACAGATGGTGAGTGTCGAGCAGCTACCCGCTGCAGAAGCCGCTCCCGAGTACGATGCCGAGACGGTGCTGCAGCGGCAGATGGCCTTTGGCTATACCTTTGAAGAACTGCGAATGCTGATGGCCCCGATGGCTAATAACGGGGTTGAGGCGATTGGGGCCATGGGGACCGATACCCCCCTCGCGGTGCTATCCAATAAGCCGAAGTTACTTTACAACTACTTCCAGCAACTGTTTGCCCAAGTCACTAATCCCCCGATTGACTCCATTCGGGAAGCGATAATTACCTCTCCTGAAACCACCATTGGCTCCGAGCGCAACTTGCTCAACCCCGAGCCTGAGAGCTGTCATCTCCTAGAACTGAAGACGCCGCTCCTCACCAATGCTGAGTTAGCCAAAATTAAAGCCCTCAACGGCGATCCCTTTAAGTCGGCCACTCTACCCATTTTGTTTGACCACAATGCTGGGGTTCAGGGCTTAGAAGCGGCCTTGGCTGAAGTGTGTCAGCAGGCAGATAAGGCCATTGCCTCCGGTGCAAGTCTGATCGTATTGAGCGATCGCAACTTGGATCATAATCATGCCCCTATTCCTGCATTGCTTGCCGTCTCCGGTTTACACCACCATTTGATTCGGGAAGGCACCCGGACTCAAGTCGGTCTCGTTCTGGAATCTGGTGAACCTCGTGAAGTCCATCATTATGCGGTTCTGATTGGCTATGGCTGTGGGGCAATTAATCCCTACGTTGCCTTTGAAACTATCCACGACATGATTCACCAGGGACTGATGGTGAATATTGATCCTAAAGCGGCCTGTAAGAACTACATCAAGGCCGCCACCAAAGGCGTGATTAAGGTAGCCTCCAAAATTGGGATTTCTACGATTCAAAGCTATCGCGGTGCCCAGATTTTTGAAGCCATTGGCCTCAACAAATCCGTGGTAGACAAGTACTTTAGCTGGACTGCCTCTCGGATTGAGGGGGCGGACCTCGCCGTCTTAGCAGAAGAAGCAATTCAACGCCATCGTCATGCCTTCCCTGAAAGGGATGTGGAAGTCCATACCCTTGATGTCGGTGGCGAATACCAGTGGCGAAAAGAAGGGGAAGCCCATTTGTTTAGCCCCCAAGTCATCCATACCCTGCAGCAAGCAACCCGTGCAGGTGATTTTGACCTGTTCAAGAAATACTCGGCCCTAGTGAATGAGCAGAATGAACAGCTATTTACCCTGCGAGGTCTGCTGGCATTTAAAGATCGTCAGCCCATTCCCATTGACGAAGTTGAACCTGTTGAAGAAATCACCCGACGGTTTAAGACGGGGGCCATGAGCTATGGCTCAATCTCCAGGGAGGCTCATGAATCCCTAGCCATTGCCATGAACCGCGTTGGTGGCAAGTCCAATACGGGCGAAGGCGGTGAAGACCCTGAACGCTTCACCTGGACCAACGACCAGGGCGATTCCAAAAATAGCGCCATTAAACAAGTGGCTTCTGGTCGCTTCGGCGTCACCAGCCTCTACCTATCCCAGGCCAAAGAAATCCAAATCAAAATGGCTCAGGGTGCCAAGCCGGGAGAAGGAGGGCAACTCCCTGGCCGCAAGGTCTATCCCTGGATTGCCAAGGTGCGCCACTCCACCCCAGGTGTGGGTCTGATTTCACCCCCACCCCACCATGACATCTACTCGATTGAGGACTTGGCAGAACTGATCCACGACCTTAAGAATGCCAACCGTAGTGCCCGCATCAACGTCAAATTAGTCTCTGAAGTGGGTGTTGGTACCATTGCTGCTGGGGTCGCTAAAGCCCATGCGGATGTGGTCCTTGTTTCTGGCTTTGACGGGGGCACAGGAGCCTCACCTCAAACGTCTATTAAGCATGCAGGACTGCCCTGGGAGCTAGGAATTGCCGAGACCCATCAAACCTTAGTTCTCAATAATCTGCGCAGCCGTATTGTTGTGGAAACAGATGGTCAACTGAAGACGGGCCGGGATATCGTGATTGCCGCTCTTTTGGGAGCCGAGGAGTTTGGCTTCTCCACTGCACCTTTGGTTAGCCTGGGCTGCATTATGATGCGCGTCTGCCATTTGAATACCTGCCCTGTGGGCGTCGCTACCCAAGATCCACAACTTCGGGATAAATTCACCGGCGACCCAGCCCACACCGTTAACTTTATGCAGTTCATCGCTCAAGAAGTGCGGGAACTGATGGCACAACTGGGCTTCCGGACCCTGAATGAGATGGTGGGCCGTTCGGATGTCTTGGAACCTCGCCGGGCTATTGATCACTGGAAAGCCAAGGGATTAGACTTCTCTAAGATTCTCTATCAGCCTGACGTTTCCGACGATATCGGTCGCTATTGCCAGATTCCTCAAGATCATGGTCTGGAGAAATCGCTAGATATGACGACCTTATTGGATCTATGTCAGCCAGCCATTGAAAAGGGCGAGAAGGTAAAAGCCACCCTGCCGATTAAAAATGTCAATCGGGCTGTGGGTACGATTCTTGGTAATGAAATCACCAAACATCATTGGGAAGGTCTACCTGAAAACACGGTTCACCTCCATTTTCAAGGCAGTGCGGGGCAAAGCTTTGGTGCCTTTGTACCACCCGGCGTAACCCTAGAGCTAGAGGGTGATGCCAATGACTACTTTGGTAAGGGCCTCAGTGGCGGCAAGATTATTCTCTATCCCTCTAAGGAATCGACGTTTGTAGCGGAAGAGAACATCATTGTCGGTAACGTAGCCTTCTATGGAGCTACTGGCGGTGAAGCCTATATTCGCGGAATTGGTGGAGAGCGATTCTGTGTCAGGAATTCTGGGGTGCGGGCTGTCGTGGAATCAGTGGGTGATCATGCCTGTGAATATATGACGGGCGGCCAAGCTGTCATCCTGGGAACTACAGGCCGTAACTTTGCTGCGGGTATGAGTGGTGGGGTCGCCTATGTCCTTGATGAAGCTGGGGACTTTGCGACGCGCTGCAATACGGAAATGGTCGCTCTAGAGACTTTAGTAGATCCTGAAGATATCAAAGATTTGAAGGAGGCCATTCAGCGCCATGTGGACTATACCCAAAGCGAACAGGGGGCTAGAGTTCTCGCAGATTGGGAAGCCATGTTGCCCAAGTTTGTGAAGGTAATGCCACGGGATTATAAGCGGGTATTGCAGGCAATCCAGAATGCGATCGAGGATGGCTTGAGTGGGGATGATGCTTTGTCTGCTGCCTTTGAGCAAAATGCCAAAGATGTAGCCCGAATCAGCGGTAGTTAA